The following are encoded in a window of Phocoena phocoena chromosome 2, mPhoPho1.1, whole genome shotgun sequence genomic DNA:
- the LYSMD2 gene encoding lysM and putative peptidoglycan-binding domain-containing protein 2, translating into MADSSPERSLRAAGPRTPRSSAPSAPPPSRSLSEAEEAELSLSLARTKTRSYGSTASVRAPLGAGVIERHVEHRVRPGDTLQGIALKYGVSMEQIKRANKLFTNDCIFLKKTLNIPVISEKPLLFNGLNSIDSPENETVDSFSHEEDLVAAGEDLSPPSPQESDAQPMHPEEVSARDFLQRLDLQIKLSTQAAKKLKDESRDEESLFAASLYHS; encoded by the exons ATGGCTGATTCCTCGCCCGAGCGGTCCCTGCGGGCAGCCGGACCCCGCACGCCCCGGTCCTCGGCCCCCTCGGCGCCGCCACCGTCGCGCTCGCTCTCCGAGGCCGAGGAGGCCGAGCTGTCGCTGAGCCTGGCGCGCACCAAGACCCGCTCGTACGGCAGCACGGCCAGCGTGCGGGCGCCGCTGGGCGCCGGCGTCATCGAGCGCCATGTGGAGCATCGGGTGCGCCCCGGCGACACGCTGCAGGGCATCGCGCTCAAGTACGGAGTCTCG atggaGCAGATTAAAAGGGCAAATAAACTGTTTACCAATGATTGTATATTTCTGAAGAAAACTTTGAACATCCCAGTTATATCAGAGAAGCCTTTGCTGTTTAATGGACTTAACTCAATAGATTCTCCAGAAAATGAAACTGTTGATAGTTTTTCTCATGAAGAAGACCTGGTAGCGGCTGGGGAAGACCTTTCCCCTCCCAGTCCTCAAGAATCTGATGCTCAGCCCATGCATCCGGAGGAAGTGTCAGCCAGAGATTTCCTGCAAAGGCTGGACTTGCAGATTAAGTTATCAACACAGGCAGCCAAGAAACTAAAGGACGAGAGCAG agaTGAAGAAAGTCTCTTTGCAGCTTCCCTCTATCACAGTTAG